A genomic region of Aeropyrum pernix K1 contains the following coding sequences:
- a CDS encoding S1 family peptidase, producing MWKEIRFWPDEGSGPCTLGFPVVRAVDGAYGVITAGHCND from the coding sequence ATGTGGAAGGAGATCCGTTTCTGGCCTGACGAGGGCTCTGGTCCTTGCACCTTGGGCTTCCCCGTTGTTAGAGCTGTGGACGGCGCCTACGGCGTAATAACTGCTGGCCACTGCAACGACTAG
- a CDS encoding DNA cytosine methyltransferase, with the protein MSRYSTISLFSGAGGLDLGFVQSGRFRIVFANEILLPAAVTYSRNLGLRLEVCGDEPRVEAQPGTIMACDVAKLDFTGLSGVDADVIIGGPPCQDFSIVRGPDWDRRGINVKRGRLYAHFVRALASLQPKAFVFENVPGLVSANRGLAYKVILEDFARLSIRWDEIKRIVSSNGNGGKVEGYEIVFTGIVDFSKLGVPQKRERLVIIGLRKDLAGGGFETISRLRARIDHVLSGKRWLLHRYPLTPIEVFEGQPLDRLGDKYKEVMLKWEGVWDEVGTERAFEWKRRVWDRLTFDIISDYLSFNGIKHADKQELEEALMQHEVLLKELGYYGRPVYSLKLPDSTTEPPYEGKAVVERMKRIPPDENHEFVRGTRWEVEGRGISLVYRRIHPLKPSYTVVAYGGGGTHGYHYDRDRATLTLRERARLQTFPDSFLFYGKKPEIRAQIGEAVPPLAAKRIAEALAEVLDAV; encoded by the coding sequence TTGAGCCGATACAGCACCATTTCGCTGTTCTCTGGTGCTGGCGGGCTGGATTTAGGGTTTGTGCAGAGCGGCAGGTTTAGGATTGTCTTCGCCAACGAGATACTTCTACCAGCGGCTGTTACTTATTCCAGAAACCTAGGGCTTAGGCTGGAAGTCTGCGGGGATGAGCCTCGTGTAGAGGCGCAGCCTGGAACTATCATGGCGTGTGATGTTGCTAAGCTGGATTTCACGGGTTTATCGGGTGTTGATGCCGATGTAATCATTGGAGGCCCGCCGTGTCAGGACTTCTCTATAGTCAGGGGGCCTGACTGGGACAGGAGGGGCATAAATGTAAAAAGGGGCAGGCTTTATGCGCACTTTGTCAGAGCTCTGGCCTCTCTGCAGCCTAAGGCGTTTGTCTTTGAGAATGTTCCAGGCCTGGTTAGTGCGAACCGGGGCTTAGCTTATAAGGTGATTCTTGAGGACTTTGCAAGGCTGAGCATTAGGTGGGATGAAATAAAGAGGATTGTGTCAAGCAATGGGAACGGCGGAAAAGTGGAGGGCTACGAGATAGTCTTTACCGGAATCGTGGATTTCTCAAAACTGGGTGTTCCCCAGAAGCGTGAGAGGCTTGTAATAATAGGTTTGAGGAAGGACCTGGCCGGAGGAGGCTTTGAGACCATCTCCAGACTTAGGGCGCGCATCGATCATGTCCTCAGCGGCAAGAGGTGGCTGCTCCACAGGTATCCGCTGACCCCTATTGAAGTCTTCGAGGGTCAGCCGCTGGACAGACTCGGTGATAAGTATAAGGAGGTTATGCTGAAGTGGGAGGGAGTCTGGGATGAGGTAGGTACTGAAAGAGCTTTTGAGTGGAAAAGAAGGGTGTGGGACAGGCTTACATTCGATATTATAAGTGACTATCTCAGCTTTAACGGTATAAAGCATGCAGACAAGCAGGAGCTGGAGGAGGCGCTGATGCAGCATGAGGTTCTTCTTAAGGAGCTCGGATACTACGGCAGGCCCGTATACAGCCTTAAGCTACCTGATTCCACCACGGAGCCGCCTTATGAAGGTAAAGCGGTTGTGGAGAGAATGAAGAGGATACCGCCCGACGAGAACCACGAGTTTGTACGCGGCACCCGCTGGGAGGTAGAGGGAAGGGGGATAAGCCTTGTCTACAGAAGGATCCACCCACTCAAACCCTCATATACTGTAGTGGCGTACGGTGGGGGAGGAACCCACGGCTACCATTATGACCGCGACAGGGCGACACTGACTCTGAGGGAGAGAGCTAGGCTCCAAACGTTCCCTGACAGCTTTCTATTCTACGGGAAAAAGCCTGAGATCAGGGCTCAGATAGGCGAGGCTGTTCCTCCGCTTGCAGCCAAGAGAATAGCTGAAGCGCTAGCTGAGGTCCTTGATGCTGTTTAG
- a CDS encoding A/G-specific adenine glycosylase: protein MLFLDKGRIEALRRRLIEWYRVYGDKDLPWRNTADPWAILVAAFLLRKTTARQVVRVYEEFLRRYPNPKALASAREDEVRELIRPLGIEHQRAKHLIELAKHIEARYGGRIPCSKEKLKELPGVGDYIASEVLLAACGSPEPLLDRNMIRILERVLGVKSAKKRPHTDPKMWSTARRIVPKDPDMAKEFNYGMLDLARKICTARKPLCTECPLNDICIYYNND, encoded by the coding sequence GTGCTCTTTCTGGATAAAGGCAGAATCGAGGCTCTCAGGAGGAGATTGATAGAGTGGTATCGCGTGTACGGGGATAAAGATCTGCCCTGGAGGAACACTGCTGACCCCTGGGCCATTCTGGTTGCGGCGTTCCTGCTTAGAAAAACTACAGCTAGGCAGGTTGTAAGAGTGTATGAAGAATTCCTCAGGAGGTACCCCAATCCAAAGGCGCTGGCGAGTGCCAGGGAGGATGAGGTTAGAGAGCTCATCCGCCCGCTGGGCATAGAGCACCAGCGCGCCAAGCACCTGATTGAACTTGCAAAGCATATAGAAGCAAGATATGGCGGTAGGATTCCGTGCTCGAAGGAGAAGCTGAAGGAGTTGCCGGGGGTAGGGGACTACATAGCCTCAGAAGTCCTCCTAGCAGCCTGCGGCTCCCCCGAGCCGCTCCTGGACAGGAACATGATAAGGATCCTAGAGCGAGTGCTTGGTGTGAAATCCGCTAAGAAGAGGCCTCACACAGACCCCAAAATGTGGTCTACGGCCAGGAGGATAGTGCCGAAAGACCCGGATATGGCGAAGGAGTTCAACTACGGGATGCTGGACCTGGCAAGGAAAATATGCACCGCTAGAAAGCCTCTGTGCACCGAATGCCCGTTAAATGATATTTGTATATACTACAACAATGATTAA
- a CDS encoding ATP-binding protein, with protein MEREVCVNQLLKFLDSIRGRLSFRMVERLFSRGLDENPIFEAISKSGALAKNVIIILGGRGCGKTLVMRYIKHYFEPEGWDYKYFSGDQFKEADAQELMKIISETRDLLENSEDYKVIVGIDDVVEASEAIRDTIKNQLVPLVVDYAGRIKLVISGQSERVVGTTTVLHILEDTLGRSPKAEMLFGEYPGEVLRKQFRESYVRKDPIKLFRGAAMINLDAYWSRFRSLDMAEELADVIVRLAEFYKYNSGVGECGEVSEELLKYKRGLALIALASLPKTLYPYDKIVIEYISPEPDTPSPALNGLGISDLIYKFISGELRGLSEVAERLYSRLSQQRVAADVDDIKEAIMESASELTYASVVRGALPEALGIEVPEAEQGRKRKPLRPRLDFIYIDREVGGQPSRVNIIIHVLKPDAKGYVVSSSLYKLARLVELNIPSEAEGNYLAVIVPSRAHMRAVYRYAEIKRIGRDILVVLADSLGELDNSVVKTLADKNASEEELRLLRHIFLGTVLFNLRDDKNVPQLIYYLAPTVF; from the coding sequence GTGGAGAGAGAGGTGTGTGTTAATCAGCTACTTAAATTTTTGGACAGCATAAGGGGAAGACTGTCTTTTAGAATGGTTGAGCGTCTTTTTTCGCGCGGGCTGGATGAGAACCCTATATTTGAGGCCATAAGCAAGTCGGGGGCTTTGGCCAAAAACGTGATTATAATATTGGGCGGAAGGGGATGCGGCAAGACGCTAGTCATGAGATACATAAAGCACTACTTCGAGCCTGAGGGCTGGGATTACAAGTACTTCAGCGGAGATCAGTTTAAAGAGGCTGATGCCCAAGAGCTTATGAAGATAATATCGGAAACAAGGGATTTGCTCGAGAACAGCGAGGATTATAAGGTGATTGTCGGCATTGATGATGTTGTGGAGGCAAGCGAAGCTATAAGAGATACAATTAAAAACCAGCTGGTGCCTTTGGTTGTGGATTATGCAGGGAGAATTAAACTCGTCATCTCAGGACAGAGCGAGCGCGTTGTTGGGACAACAACAGTGCTCCATATATTAGAAGACACTTTGGGACGCAGTCCGAAGGCTGAAATGCTCTTCGGGGAGTACCCTGGAGAAGTACTGCGCAAGCAATTTAGAGAGAGCTACGTGAGAAAAGATCCTATAAAGCTCTTCAGAGGAGCCGCTATGATAAATCTCGATGCGTACTGGTCTAGATTCCGCTCTCTAGATATGGCTGAAGAGCTAGCTGATGTTATAGTAAGGCTGGCTGAATTTTACAAGTACAACAGCGGTGTAGGGGAGTGTGGGGAGGTCTCTGAAGAGTTATTAAAGTACAAGCGCGGGCTTGCCTTGATAGCCCTGGCAAGCCTGCCTAAAACTCTTTATCCGTACGACAAGATAGTAATAGAATATATAAGCCCGGAGCCGGATACGCCTTCCCCCGCTCTGAACGGTCTGGGCATCTCTGACCTTATCTACAAATTCATATCTGGGGAGCTGAGAGGGCTGAGTGAGGTGGCAGAGAGGCTTTACAGCCGCTTATCACAGCAACGAGTTGCAGCTGATGTCGATGATATAAAAGAGGCTATAATGGAGTCGGCCAGCGAGCTGACCTACGCCAGCGTTGTAAGAGGTGCTCTGCCTGAGGCTTTAGGGATAGAAGTGCCTGAGGCCGAGCAGGGCAGAAAGCGCAAGCCCCTTAGACCGCGCTTAGACTTCATATATATTGACAGGGAGGTAGGCGGGCAACCTTCACGTGTTAACATAATCATACATGTACTTAAGCCCGATGCTAAAGGCTATGTTGTGTCCAGCTCGCTGTATAAGCTCGCGAGACTCGTCGAGCTGAATATACCCAGCGAGGCTGAAGGGAACTATTTAGCGGTCATAGTCCCGTCGAGGGCTCATATGAGGGCGGTGTATAGATATGCAGAGATAAAGCGGATAGGCCGGGATATTCTAGTGGTGCTGGCTGACAGCTTGGGTGAACTAGACAATAGTGTTGTTAAAACATTAGCCGATAAAAATGCTTCAGAAGAGGAGCTTAGACTGCTTCGGCATATATTCTTGGGAACTGTGCTCTTCAATCTAAGGGATGACAAGAACGTTCCTCAGCTCATATACTACCTCGCACCGACAGTTTTTTAG
- a CDS encoding MarR family transcriptional regulator translates to MGGVRLITPAAQILLALARADSPLSYGEIVEITGLPPATVDLNVKKLLAEGLVERRGRRYVLTAAGRARVESLIAEVVGG, encoded by the coding sequence TTGGGTGGGGTTCGCCTTATTACCCCCGCGGCTCAGATTCTCCTTGCACTAGCTAGGGCCGACTCTCCTCTGAGCTATGGAGAGATAGTAGAGATAACGGGGCTCCCGCCTGCAACCGTTGACCTGAACGTCAAGAAGCTACTAGCTGAGGGTTTGGTTGAGAGGCGTGGTAGGAGGTATGTGCTGACTGCTGCTGGCCGGGCTAGGGTTGAGAGTTTGATTGCTGAGGTTGTCGGGGGGTGA
- a CDS encoding ribbon-helix-helix protein, CopG family, whose product MEIEVVVTTGRGRGMKIYSFKAPPSMIAEFDRLARQAGLTRSEAIKLLIKHAVANPELLRRLAGRNVPRNTELTPF is encoded by the coding sequence ATGGAGATAGAGGTGGTGGTCACCACAGGCCGGGGACGCGGTATGAAGATATACTCGTTCAAAGCCCCGCCCAGCATGATCGCCGAGTTCGACAGGCTAGCGAGGCAGGCGGGGCTGACGCGGAGCGAGGCCATCAAGCTGTTGATAAAGCACGCTGTAGCCAACCCGGAGCTCCTCCGCCGCCTAGCAGGCCGCAACGTGCCGCGCAATACAGAGCTCACGCCATTCTAG
- the mpgP gene encoding mannosyl-3-phosphoglycerate phosphatase: protein MEARPCSGVIFTDLDNTLVGPGGEAGEAGEVYLEALDLGYRVVPVTSKSIYEIVELWDSIGVPPGERIALAESGGAIYGPRGSLARPTGFNSEVGLEYTALGKPLASIDALLDSLAETCGAVRLSKADATEAQLITGLPRERAALAARREYLEVIWSRSQECLDTILSTALRYRELTYVHRAPRTVQIAAHRGKGMAIDAALQEPLLRPCAKVVVTAGDSSHDIPIIERGMLAFRVDYNRDWSRLVKPIYMVIPYEAPKAWTMLIETVKTRSNTPSL from the coding sequence TTGGAGGCGAGGCCCTGCTCCGGAGTTATCTTCACAGATTTAGACAACACACTCGTAGGCCCCGGGGGAGAGGCCGGGGAGGCTGGGGAAGTGTATCTAGAGGCGCTGGATCTGGGATACAGGGTTGTCCCCGTCACTTCTAAGAGCATATACGAGATAGTTGAGCTCTGGGACTCTATAGGCGTTCCCCCGGGGGAGAGGATAGCCCTAGCCGAGTCTGGCGGCGCGATATACGGCCCCCGGGGGAGCCTCGCGAGGCCTACGGGTTTCAACAGCGAGGTGGGCCTGGAGTATACTGCGCTGGGCAAGCCGCTGGCCAGCATAGACGCCCTCCTGGACTCGCTGGCCGAAACATGCGGGGCCGTAAGACTCTCGAAAGCCGACGCCACGGAGGCCCAGCTGATAACCGGCCTGCCTCGAGAAAGGGCCGCTCTGGCCGCCCGGAGGGAGTATCTCGAGGTTATTTGGAGCAGAAGCCAAGAATGCCTAGACACTATACTCAGCACGGCCCTTAGGTATAGGGAGCTAACCTACGTCCACAGGGCTCCGAGGACTGTACAGATAGCTGCCCATAGAGGTAAGGGGATGGCTATAGACGCTGCGCTCCAAGAGCCCCTGCTCAGGCCATGTGCCAAGGTGGTGGTGACGGCCGGAGACAGCAGCCACGACATACCTATTATAGAGCGGGGTATGCTGGCATTCCGGGTAGACTATAACAGGGACTGGAGCAGGCTGGTCAAGCCTATCTACATGGTTATACCTTACGAAGCACCTAAGGCGTGGACCATGCTGATTGAAACCGTTAAGACAAGATCCAACACCCCCTCACTCTAA
- the mpgS gene encoding mannosyl-3-phosphoglycerate synthase produces the protein MLSLPAKFEVFGAVRIYDVSRVLSLDGRPKSRPTNLVYVDRGELEDAAFRTVIVVPVKDEDLLTLENVLRSIPTESPVVVVSASTREPVDRFSNEVELARLISRSLQRDIAIVYQFDPAWSEALSGTPLESMVGASGRVRKGKGEGMLLGFIVAAALGADFVGYVDSDNYVPGSALEYSWIYYSALSRATSSYSMVRIVWPYKGKLAASDMYLRKRGRVSTITNGVLNYTLSIYKRIETDIIKTGNSGEQALTVKLGMEMNWGSGFAVETYQLVWMLENCYLGLQAGKCPIAPDYIEVRQVSPLNPHIHAERGDEHIAEMTAVSLGTIFHSSLASEEVKSRILDQLKSLGLAEEPPKPSTYRPAGTDPKKVFASFIAESSDSYYFAV, from the coding sequence ATGCTGAGCCTCCCAGCAAAGTTCGAGGTGTTCGGCGCCGTCAGGATTTATGATGTTAGCCGGGTACTATCCCTAGACGGGCGGCCTAAGTCCAGGCCAACTAACCTTGTCTATGTTGATCGGGGCGAGCTTGAGGACGCCGCCTTTAGGACGGTTATAGTTGTTCCTGTGAAGGATGAGGACCTGCTTACACTTGAGAACGTGCTCCGCTCTATACCTACTGAGTCGCCGGTGGTTGTTGTCTCAGCTTCTACAAGGGAGCCTGTAGACAGGTTCTCTAATGAGGTGGAGCTAGCCCGGCTGATAAGTAGGAGCCTGCAGCGTGATATAGCTATAGTCTACCAGTTCGACCCTGCCTGGAGTGAAGCCCTTTCGGGGACACCCCTTGAGAGCATGGTGGGCGCCAGTGGTAGGGTTAGGAAGGGGAAGGGGGAGGGTATGCTGCTGGGCTTCATAGTCGCGGCGGCGCTCGGCGCAGACTTTGTGGGCTATGTTGACAGCGATAACTACGTTCCCGGATCGGCCCTCGAGTATTCATGGATATACTACTCGGCCCTGTCTAGGGCTACAAGTAGCTACTCCATGGTGAGGATAGTCTGGCCCTATAAGGGGAAGCTGGCGGCGAGCGACATGTACCTCAGGAAGAGGGGGAGGGTCTCCACTATAACCAACGGCGTGCTAAACTACACCCTCTCAATCTACAAGAGGATAGAGACCGACATAATAAAGACCGGAAACTCGGGCGAGCAGGCCCTCACGGTAAAGCTCGGTATGGAGATGAACTGGGGGAGTGGTTTCGCCGTGGAGACGTACCAGCTGGTGTGGATGCTGGAGAACTGCTACCTAGGACTGCAGGCGGGCAAGTGCCCCATAGCGCCCGACTACATAGAGGTCAGGCAGGTGTCCCCCCTGAACCCCCATATACATGCTGAGAGGGGCGACGAGCACATTGCCGAGATGACAGCTGTAAGCCTCGGCACAATATTCCACTCCTCCCTCGCCAGCGAGGAGGTGAAGAGCCGGATACTCGACCAGCTCAAGAGCCTAGGCCTTGCCGAGGAGCCCCCAAAACCCTCTACATACAGGCCTGCCGGAACAGACCCTAAGAAAGTCTTCGCCTCCTTCATAGCAGAGAGTAGCGACAGCTACTACTTCGCCGTCTAG
- a CDS encoding DUF3368 domain-containing protein → MPHAVYEEVVTKGRGRPGSKELETLINQGKVEVLAPKNRALVEALHDPLGKGESEAIALAVEHGCMLALDDRIARSKAKSMNLKVIGTIGLLRLAYSKGLISKDKLIQALRELKEHGFRISDKIINEALKKLNLKAYQEQCEQ, encoded by the coding sequence GTGCCTCATGCAGTTTACGAGGAGGTCGTCACTAAAGGCCGTGGTAGGCCTGGTTCAAAGGAGCTAGAAACCCTTATAAATCAGGGTAAAGTAGAGGTTTTGGCTCCAAAGAATAGGGCATTGGTAGAGGCACTTCACGATCCTCTAGGTAAAGGCGAGTCAGAGGCAATAGCACTAGCAGTAGAGCATGGCTGTATGTTAGCCCTAGACGATAGAATCGCAAGATCAAAAGCAAAATCCATGAATCTAAAGGTCATTGGAACCATAGGCCTCTTACGACTAGCCTATAGTAAAGGACTTATAAGTAAGGATAAGCTAATTCAAGCGCTAAGAGAACTTAAAGAACACGGGTTCAGAATATCGGATAAGATAATAAATGAGGCCTTAAAGAAGTTAAATCTAAAAGCGTACCAGGAACAATGTGAACAATAG
- a CDS encoding UPF0175 family protein, whose protein sequence is MSREVVVKVKVPSHYVGDIEREVKLAYAVDLFLRGIVSVERAAELAGMSLYDFLVELRRRRIQAYPYSDEELREELGIE, encoded by the coding sequence TTGTCTCGTGAGGTAGTGGTTAAGGTTAAGGTGCCCTCTCATTATGTTGGTGATATTGAGAGAGAGGTTAAACTAGCTTATGCGGTTGACCTGTTTCTCCGTGGCATTGTTAGTGTGGAGCGGGCGGCTGAGTTGGCTGGAATGAGTCTATATGACTTCCTAGTAGAGCTTCGTAGGAGGAGAATACAAGCCTATCCCTACAGTGACGAGGAGCTTCGGGAGGAGCTGGGGATTGAGTAG
- a CDS encoding CopD family protein — translation MADFANIFLGWLHILGVVIWIGGSIVLDVILRPGSIKSMGLTQEQAARLGQAISKRFSPMVWISVVVVAATGVLRGARMDVLGYDALTGTTYGLILSAKLILFLAMMVIGVMIGRTGLKLAKAGDPEESLKAQTKIRKLSEVNIAIGIVVILLAVALRYGGI, via the coding sequence GTGGCCGACTTCGCCAACATATTTCTGGGATGGCTGCACATCCTGGGCGTGGTAATATGGATAGGAGGCTCTATAGTGCTAGACGTGATTCTGAGGCCTGGCTCAATCAAGAGCATGGGGTTAACGCAGGAGCAGGCCGCCAGGCTTGGTCAAGCTATTTCCAAGAGGTTTAGCCCTATGGTCTGGATATCTGTAGTCGTGGTAGCCGCTACAGGTGTTTTAAGAGGGGCTAGAATGGATGTTTTGGGCTATGACGCTCTTACAGGTACGACTTACGGCCTCATACTCTCGGCAAAGCTGATCCTATTCCTCGCCATGATGGTTATAGGTGTTATGATAGGTAGGACAGGGCTAAAGCTGGCTAAGGCAGGTGATCCGGAGGAGTCTCTAAAAGCCCAGACCAAAATTAGAAAGCTCTCCGAGGTAAATATAGCGATAGGTATAGTGGTTATACTTCTAGCTGTCGCGCTGAGATATGGCGGCATATGA
- a CDS encoding ATP-binding protein: protein MPIAMDAVGPGEARRILDRYGADRVLLVGPPGVGKSTVVRSYAEDSASREGLEFVDLSEARSLEDLDTDSTYAFLHIYAPLVRAEDLAFIARRGEGYDWTLPSRLAYLTRPGVRGLVFIDEITNVALPEVQTILFSMVLDKRVAYNRLSSGVEVVAAGNSPRDSPVSQWPPPPLLDRFRLLIRVKPPDLEEWVSWMNSVGRPWDRRVAAVLKVKPVLMYRPPEDEEDKFPTPRSWSQLAWELAKTGAHGDEAVRIAAMVVGRRAAEEARQFLQPDPASLDLSTFPRLDERERLTLLSVEAGRLASQDVVELCRTLEKVGSYGAHYAVWLLMLSGVDTVEAARSCSYVEDLLSRLSSYLG, encoded by the coding sequence TTGCCCATTGCTATGGATGCTGTAGGCCCCGGTGAGGCTAGGAGGATTCTGGACAGGTATGGGGCTGATAGGGTCCTGCTTGTAGGCCCTCCTGGGGTTGGTAAAAGCACGGTTGTTAGGAGTTATGCTGAGGACTCGGCCTCGAGGGAGGGGTTGGAGTTCGTGGACCTCTCTGAAGCACGCAGCCTTGAGGACCTCGACACAGATTCGACATACGCCTTCCTCCATATATACGCCCCCCTGGTTAGGGCCGAGGACCTCGCTTTCATAGCCCGAAGGGGGGAGGGTTATGACTGGACTCTGCCTTCACGGCTAGCCTACCTGACTAGGCCGGGTGTGAGGGGTCTTGTGTTTATAGACGAGATTACTAACGTGGCCCTGCCAGAGGTGCAGACGATACTCTTCAGCATGGTTCTCGACAAGAGGGTAGCCTACAACAGGCTGTCCAGCGGGGTTGAGGTGGTGGCCGCTGGCAACTCGCCGCGGGACAGCCCCGTCTCCCAGTGGCCCCCTCCGCCGCTGCTCGACAGGTTCAGGCTGCTGATAAGGGTGAAGCCGCCGGACCTGGAGGAGTGGGTGTCGTGGATGAACTCGGTCGGGAGGCCGTGGGACAGGAGGGTTGCGGCCGTGCTGAAGGTCAAGCCGGTTCTTATGTACCGGCCGCCGGAGGATGAGGAGGACAAGTTCCCAACCCCCAGGTCCTGGAGCCAGCTGGCGTGGGAGCTCGCCAAGACGGGCGCCCATGGAGACGAGGCGGTCAGGATAGCAGCTATGGTTGTCGGCCGCAGGGCAGCGGAGGAGGCTAGGCAGTTCCTCCAGCCAGACCCAGCCTCTCTCGACCTCTCAACGTTTCCCCGGCTAGATGAGAGGGAGCGGCTGACGCTTCTATCGGTGGAGGCTGGCAGGCTTGCTTCGCAGGATGTTGTAGAGCTTTGCAGGACTCTGGAGAAGGTTGGCTCCTACGGGGCCCACTATGCCGTGTGGCTGCTCATGCTCTCCGGCGTTGACACCGTAGAGGCCGCGAGGTCCTGCAGCTATGTTGAGGACCTCCTAAGCAGGCTCTCCAGCTACCTGGGGTAG
- a CDS encoding archaellin/type IV pilin N-terminal domain-containing protein, whose protein sequence is MHHRRGQANPITVVILVAVTIALAMGVYSFFQSQAGIFQRERILVTVLAETASSIDVSIVGWVYDDSESPTIACYYLDVKNLADEPRKYVLTVLPLSQTFNELYVPTSDISLIPVDQDTPSDGVNIYFFRVEDASGDGLLDVVGSGGSIIETSIPSCSYWRTPDGLNDLSSSLPTKLLEPDDILMAGGPPSLAELSISHANVALAKPIPALELLLNPREARTLLIVITVDDWDQTGEILPIPTSLTLATLAPFEGDHYLATAFRLPPEVG, encoded by the coding sequence TTGCACCATAGAAGAGGACAGGCCAACCCCATAACTGTTGTAATACTAGTTGCTGTCACCATAGCTTTAGCTATGGGCGTGTACTCGTTCTTCCAGTCGCAGGCAGGAATATTCCAGAGAGAGAGGATTCTGGTAACGGTTTTAGCGGAGACCGCCAGCTCCATTGACGTTAGCATAGTCGGCTGGGTGTACGACGACTCAGAATCACCTACTATAGCCTGCTATTATCTCGATGTGAAAAACCTTGCCGACGAGCCTAGGAAGTATGTCCTAACAGTCCTCCCGCTATCACAGACCTTCAACGAGCTTTACGTACCAACGTCTGATATCTCGCTTATACCCGTCGACCAGGATACCCCCTCAGACGGGGTTAACATCTACTTCTTCAGGGTGGAGGACGCTAGCGGTGACGGTCTTCTAGACGTCGTAGGCAGCGGCGGCTCCATAATAGAAACCAGCATACCCTCCTGTTCGTACTGGAGGACGCCGGACGGGCTGAACGATCTATCCAGCAGCTTGCCGACTAAACTCTTAGAGCCCGACGACATATTGATGGCGGGAGGTCCTCCTAGCCTGGCAGAACTTAGCATATCGCACGCCAACGTAGCACTGGCGAAGCCCATACCAGCTCTTGAGCTACTATTGAACCCGAGAGAGGCTAGAACATTATTGATAGTAATAACTGTCGATGACTGGGACCAGACGGGCGAAATACTGCCAATCCCCACTAGCCTGACACTAGCGACGCTAGCCCCCTTTGAAGGCGACCACTATCTAGCAACTGCTTTCAGGCTGCCGCCCGAGGTAGGTTAG
- a CDS encoding GNAT family N-acetyltransferase, translating to MTSSAGAEGVEVRVTSRVIYVPFEDGSKAFLRYRIEDGKIYLIETYTPPQHRGKGVARRMVEKAIEIAREKGLEVVPLCSYAVYYFLKNREARGLLAEPYRSMSDEDLKKYYEERLAAERAKNAGEKG from the coding sequence GTGACCTCATCCGCCGGGGCTGAGGGTGTCGAAGTAAGAGTGACCAGCAGGGTCATATATGTCCCCTTTGAGGACGGGTCTAAAGCGTTTCTCCGCTATAGGATTGAGGATGGCAAGATCTACCTCATAGAAACCTACACTCCCCCGCAGCACAGGGGTAAGGGTGTGGCGAGGAGGATGGTTGAGAAGGCTATTGAGATCGCCAGGGAGAAGGGCCTGGAGGTGGTGCCGCTCTGCAGCTACGCTGTTTACTATTTCCTGAAGAACAGGGAAGCTCGAGGCCTCCTCGCGGAGCCCTACAGGTCTATGAGTGACGAGGACCTCAAGAAATATTATGAGGAAAGGCTGGCGGCGGAGAGGGCTAAGAACGCTGGCGAAAAAGGCTAG